The genomic segment TCCAGACTTCACCAAGTGGCCCTCCTTCCCCTTCGAAGGCGAGTTTCGCGTCAAGGCGCTCGACCCGCCGGTAGCGGTCGAGCCCGCCCGGAAAGGGGAGGGCACCGCCGAATGCGTCTCCTGCAACGCCCCGGACGATGCCTACATCTGGATCAGCGAGCGCTGGCGGGTACGGGCGATGGACCGCCCGACCGGACTGCCGATGGTGCTCATTCTGGAGTCCCGGTCGCACCTGGATCTGGGTGATCTGCCGAACCTGCTCGCGGCCGAGTTGGGCGTCATGACCGTCCGGCTGGAACGCGCCATCCGGAGCCTCGACGGTGTCGCCCGGGTGCATGTGAACCGGTGGGGCGACGGCTCGGCTCACCTGCACATGTGGTTCCTCGCCCGCCCGTACGGTCGACTGCAGCTTCGCGGCACGTTCCTCTCGCTCTGGGACGACATCCTGCCGCCGATCCCCGAATCGCAGTGGCGGGAGAATCTGGCGCTCGTCGCGGCCTGGCTGGCCGAGTTCGGCGGCCGGCCGCTGGCCGAGCCACCCCGGATCCAGTGGCAGGCCCCGTCGAGCCTGGTTCAGCAGGCGACCGCCGCGGCGGAAGCGGCGGCGGCAGAGGCGGCGGCGGCCAAGGCGGCTGCGGAGGCCGACGCCGCCCTCGCGGCGGCCGAGGCCGACGATGCCGCCCTGGCGGCGACGGTGGCCGAGGAAACAGCCGCGGCGACCGAGGAGGCGACCGCAGCGGAGGCGGCATCCACCGCGAGCGCCGAGGCGCAGCAGCCGGCGGTCACCGACGATCCAGGAACCGCGGCCACCTTCGCCCAGACTCCGGCCGCAAACCAGGCGCCGGGATCCACGGCGGCGTCGGCCGCGGGTGTGACGTCGGTAGGGGTAGCGGCCGCCGCGCCCGAAGCAGCGGCGGGTGCTGAGCCCGATCACCCCGAGCGGGCCGGGGCGGAAGCGACCGCGTCGACCGGCAACTCGAACGGCGGCAAGGAAACCGCCCGCCCGACCGGAGCGCAGGGTACCGACGGCCAGGGCGGCGCCGAGAACGCCCGGCACCCGGCCGGGCCGGTCAGTGCGGACAGCCCAACCAGCGCGGTCCGCCCGGCGCCCGCGGCCGGGATCACCGATTCCGGCCCGGCGGGGGCGACGGCCACCGGGACCGGGGAGCCGACGATCGCCGGCGGGCCGGCCGGAGTGACCGGTGGGACCGACGACCTCGCGGCGCCAGCGGAGTCCGGCGGTCCCACTGCGACTGACCGGCGGCCGACCAGCCAAGGAACGGCACGGTAGCCGCGCGGCCCGGTCAGGCCGGGGCGATCTCCCGCCGACCAGCGGCGCGGGACACCAGCGACCGGAGCACGTCGCCGAACTCCAGGCCGGCGGCCTGCACGGCGAGCGGGAACAGCGACGTCTCCGTCATCCCCGGCGAGACGTTCACCTCGAGCACGTGCGGTTGCCCGGACTCGTCGACGATGAGATCCACCCGGGAGAGGTCCCGAAGACCGAGCGCGTTGTGCGCGGCGAGTGCCGTCTCGGCCACCCGGCCCGCCGCCGCCGGGTCGAGCCGGGCCGGGGTGTGCCAGGTGGTGAGACCCGCGGTGTAGCGGGCCGCGTAGTCGTACACCCCGTCGCGGGGCACGATCTCGACCGCCGGCAGTGCCCGGGGGCCGTCGCCGAGGTCGATGACCGAGACCGCGACGTCCATGCCGGTGACGTAGCGCTCGACAAGCGCCGTGGTGTCGTACGCGAAGCAGCCCACCATGGCCGCGGGCAGCGCGCCGGCGTCCCGGACCACGGCCGCGCCGAGCCCGGAGCCGCCCTGCGCCGGCTTGACCATCAGCGGCAGCCCGAGTCGGTCGGCGATCCGGTCCAGCACGGCGACCGCGCCCAACTCGGAGAACCGGTCGTGTGGCAACGCCACCCAGTCCGGGGTGGGGATGCCGGCCTCCCGCAGCACCGCCTTGGCGGAGGGCTTGTCCCAGGCGAGCCGGGACGAGCGGGCGTCGCAGCCGACGTACTGCACGTCGCAGAGGTCGAGTACGCCGCGCAGCGACCCGTCCTCGCCGGTCCCGCCGTGCAGGGCTATCACGACGGCGTCCGGCGGGTCGGACTGCAGGGCCGGCAGCAGGGCCACGTCGGCGTCCCGCAGGTCCGCCTCGATGCCCACCGAGCGCAGCGCGTCGAGGACCCGGCGGCCGGACTTCAGCGACACGTCCCGTTCATACGACAGGCCGCCGGCGAGCACCAGCACCCGCAGCTCCGTCGGTTCGGTGGCCGGCGCGGGTGATCCGGCGGCGGGTGTCGGTCCGGCGTTGGCGAGCGTACCCATGCCGGAGATCATGCCAAGTCGGGTCCGGGCACGTCCGCCCCGGCCTGCCCGCGGCCGGTCCGGGGCCGGCCGGCCATCGGGCCGAACACCTTCCGCATCGCGGTCTCCTGCTCCATCACCCCGGCCAGCCGCCGGATGCCCTCGCGGATCCGTTCCGGCGCCGGGAAGGAGAAGTTCAGCCGGACGAACTCGGTGCCGGAGCCGTCGGCGTAGAAGCCGGTGCCGGGGACGTAGGCGACCCGGGCCGCGATGGCCCGGGGGACCATCGCCTTGGAGTCCAGCCCTTCGGGGAGGGTCATCCAGACGAAGAGTCCGCCGCCGGGTTTGGTCCAGTGGGTGCCGGCCGGCATCAGGTCGGCCAGCCCGGTCAGCATCGCGTCCCGCCGCTCCCGGTAGACCTCGCGATAGATCTTGAGCTGCTGCCGCCACGGCATCGTCGACAGGTAGGTGGCGACCGCGGCCTGCGCGTACGCGCTGGGGCAGAGGATCTGGGCCTCGCTGGCGATCACCAGCTTGTCCCGCACCGCGTGCGGCGCCAGGATCCAGCCGACCCGCAGGCCGGGCGCGAAGGTCTTGGAGAAGGTGCTGAGGTAGAAGACGCCTTCCCGGCGGCGGGCGCGCAGCGGCTTCGGCGCCTCGCCGTCGAAGGAGAGCTGCCCGTACGGGTCGTCCTCGACCACCAGCAGGCCGGCGCGTTCGCAGATGTCGAGGACCTGGTCGCGGCGCTCGTCGGTGAGGGTCACGCCGGCGGGGTTCTGGAAGGTCGGGATGGTGTAGAGGAACTTCGGGCGGCGGCCGGAGGCGGTCACGTCGGCGATGGCGGCTTCCAGCGCCGCCGGGATCAGCCCGTCGGCGTCCATCGGGACGTGGACGACGTCCGCCTGGGCGGCCTGGAAGGTGCCGAGCGCGCCGACGTAGGTGGGGCCCTCGGCGAGGACCACGTCACCCGGGTCGAGGAAGAGCCGCGCCACCAGGTCCAGAGCCTGCTGCCCGCCGACCGTGACCACCACGTCCTCCGGGGAGGCGCCGGATCCGACGTCGATGCCGGAGAGCGCCATCACCTCGCAGATCCGCTCGCGGAGTTCGAGGGTGCCCTGACCGATGCCGTACTGCAGGGTGGTGGTGCCGTGTTCGGCGCCGAGTCGGCCGAGCATCTCGCCCACCGCGTCCAGCGGCAGGGCGGCGATGTACGGGGCGCCGCCGGCCAGCGAGACGACCTCGGGCCGGCTGGCGACGGCGAAGAGTGCGCGGATCTCCGAGGCGGTCATGCCACGCACCCGGGCGGCGTAGCGATCGGTATAGTCGTCGAGCGTCGTGCCGGTCATGACATCACCTCGATCGCATCGCTGGGGGCGCCCGACCGCTCGAGTGGCCAACGCCGCGCTGACGGCTGACTCTGCCACGCGACGGCCGTCTGGTCGATCGTAATCCGGTCCCCGCCGGTGAGCGTGACCTGCGGTTGCCGGGGTCCACATGGCGGACCGCCGACGCGGATCACCAGGGCTTCCGCTGCTGGTGGTCTGTCCGCCGGACGGTTGACTTGGCGCGACTACTCCCCGGCCGCGCGGTTGCGGCGTACGATCGCTGGTTGGGTAGCGGACGGCGTGCACCGAATGCTCGGGAACATTCCCGCACGCGCGTTTTAGAGCCTTTCAACCTGATTGGTGGGGAAGCGCCAATGTCGCGACGTCTGGTCAGCTTGACGCTGGACACCCTCGAAGACCTTCCGCGACCCTGCCGCGCCTGCGTCTACTGGGAACTCGACCCGGTCGCCGCCGACCGCGCGTGCGCGGCCGGCGATCCCGGCCTGGAGAAGGAGGCGTGGGTCTCGCAGACCCTGCTGGAGTGGGGCTCCTGCGGCAAGCTCGCCTACGTCGACGGCATGCCCGCCGGTTTCGTGATGTACGCCCCGCCGGCCTACCTGCCCCGGGCGATGGCGTTCCCCACCTCTCCGGTCTCCGCCGACGCGGCGCTGCTGACCACCGCGCACATCGTGGCCGCCTTCGCCGGCGGCGGTCTGGGCCGGATGTTGGTGCAGGGCGTGGCCCGGGATCTCACCAAGCGCGGCATCAAGGCCATCGAGGCGTTCGGCGACGCCCGGTTCGGCGAGACCGACGACCGGGCGGGCGGCTGTGTGGCGCCCGCCGACTTCTTCCTCTCGGTCGGCTTCAAGACCGTTCGGCAGCATCCCCGTTATCCCCGGTTGCGGCTGGAGCTGCGGACCGCACTGTCCTGGAAGTCCGACGTCGAGTACGCCCTGGAGAAGCTGCTCGGCTCGATGAGCCCGGAGTCCCTGCTCCGCCCGGTCCGCCCGGCCACCCGAACCACCACCGGCTGACCGCCAGCTCGGCAACGCCGCGATCAGCGCCGGCCCGCGGCGGCGGCCACCACCGCCCGCAGCTCGCGGACGTCGATCGATCCGGTCGGCACGTCCTGCTCGATCGGGAAGTACATCCGCTGTACGGCCGCCACGATCGCCTCCACCACCTGGTCGCGGAACCGCGGGTCGACCAGCCGGGCCCGGTCCGTCGGCGAGGTGAGGTAGCCGACGTCGACCCGGACCGCCGGCATCCTGGTCAGTCGCAGCAACTCCCAGGTCTTGGCGTGGGTCTGGCAGTCGAGCAGCCCGGTCCGGGCGACGATCTCCCGCTGGACCAGGCCGGCGAGCCGCTCCCCCACCGTCGAGGTGACGCCGTTGTTGGTGCCGTAGTGGTAGCTGGCCACCCCGTTCGCCGCCGGGTTGGCGTGCCCGTCGACGTGCAACGAGATGAGCAGGTCGGCGCCGAGTTCGTTGGCCAGCTCGGCGCGCCGGTTGTCCGGCAGCGGGTCGGCCGGTGCCGGGCCGCGGGTCAGGTGGACCCGCATCCCGGCCGCCGCGAGCCGGCCTTCGAGCCGGGTGGCCAGGTCGTACGCCAACTCGGCCTCGGTCCACCGCAGCGGGCCGTCGGGCACCACGAAGCCGGGATCGGTGGCGTCGTGGCCGGGGTCGATCACGATGATCTTGCCCATCAGGTTCGGCCCGGAGTGCCGGAACGCGTCCGCCTCGCGGAGCCACTGCGGCCGGCCGCCGACCACCTTGCGGCCCAGCCGGCGCAGCGCGTTCATCGTCTGCGGGCCGCAGGTGCCGTCGGGCGCCAGCCCCACCTCGCGCTGGAACTGGGCGACCGCGCGGGCGGTCCGGGGGCCGTAGATGCCGTCCGCGCGGCCCACGTCGTACCCCATCTCCAGCAGGCGTTCCTGCAGCAGCCGGACGTCCTCGCCGATCAGCGGGTCGGGGACGGCGTGATAGAGGTTGCGGGCGCCGAGCCGCCAGCGGGCGGCGTCCAGGGCTCGCCAGGTCTCCGGACCGACCAGGCCGTCGACGCTCAGACCGCGATCCTGCTGGAAGGCCCGGACCGCCCGGTCCACGTCGGCGTCGAACTCGTCGCCGCCGGCGGATCCGGGCGGATCGAGCAGCAGCAGTTCGACAAGCAGTCCCCGGATCTCGGTCACCGCCGGCCCACGGTCACCTTGTCGGATCGGACGCACGGACGACCTCCCTCTGTGGCGCCTTCGCCGGGGCTCACCCACCACCGCGGGCGAGCCGCCCGCCGCGAGCGAGCCGCGAACAACGGGATGCCGGACTCCAACCCTCGGGTGAAACGCTTCCGCAGCCTACCGTGGTGCGCCGCGCGCCGCCCCGGGTTGACGGTATGCCGACGGCGCGCCGACAACCGGCAGTTCCCCGTCCCCGGACCGTCAAAACACCCCGAAAAGACCGCGACGCCCGCCGGCCGACGGGTCGGCGGGCGGGCGGACGGGCGGACGGAGGATCGGCTCAGAGCGCCGATTCGATGAGTTTCACCAGGTCGCTCTTTGGCCGGGCGCCGGCCACCGACTGCACCGGCTCGCCACCCTTGAAGACCGTGAGCGTGGGCACCGACATGACCCGGTAGGTCCGGGCGGTCTCCGGGTTCTCGTCGATGTTCAGCTTGACGATCCGGACCTTGTCCCCCATCTCACGGGAGATCTCCTCCAGCAGCGGCTCGACCTTGCGGCACGGCGTGCACCACTCGGCCCAGAAATCCACAAGTACCGGCTTGTCGGACTGCAGGACGTCACTGACGAAGCTCGCGTCGGTGACCGCCTCGGTTGTTCCCACGAAAGACCCTCCTCCGGGCACGCGTTCAGACTTCCAGGGTGGTTGCGATGAACCGTTCCGCGTCCAGCGCCGCGGCGCAACCGGTGCCGGCCGCGGTGATCGCCTGACGATACGTGTGATCGACCAGGTCACCGGCTGCGAAGACGCCCGGCACGCTGGTGTGGGTGGTGGGCGCGGTCACCTTCACGTAGCCGTTCTCGTCCAGCTCGACCTGGCCGGCGAAGAGCTCGCTGCGCGGGTCGTGGCCGATCGCCACGAAGACGCCGCTGACGTCGAGCACCTTCGACTCGCCACTGCGGACGTTGCGCAGCCGGACGCCGGAGACCTTGCCGTCGGCGCCGAGGATCTCCTCGACGACGCTGTTCCACTCGACCCGGATCTTGTCGTTGGCCAGGGCGCGCTCCGCCATGATCTTGCTGGCCCGGAACTCCTCCCGCCGGTGCACGATGGTGACGGACTCCGCGAACTTGGTCAGGAAGGTCGCCTCCTCCATCGCCGAGTCGCCGCCGCCGACCACCACCAGGTGCTGGTTGCGGAAGAAGAAGCCGTCACAGGTGGCGCAGGAGGAGACCCCGTGGCCGAGGTACTCCTGTTCGCCGGGGACGCCCAACGGGCGCCAGGCGGAGCCGGTGGCCAGGATGACGGCCCGGGCGCGGTACGCGGTCTCGCCGACGTACACCGTGCTGACCGGACCGCTGCCCGGGGTGCCGGTGCTCGGCGTGCCGGTGTCGGCCAGCTCGACGCGGGTCACGTCGTCGGTGATGAACTCGGCGCCGAACCGTTCGGCCTGCTTGCGCATCGAGTCCATCAGCTCCGGGCCGAGGATGCCGTCCGGGAAGCCCGGGAAGTTCTCCACCTCGGTCGTGGTCATCAGGGCGCCGCCCGACTGCACACCCTCGATGATGAGGGGGTTCAGGCTGGCGCGGGCGGCGTACACGGCCGCCGTGTAACCGGCCGGCCCCGAGCCGATGATGATCAGGTTGCGGACCTCGTCCACTGCCGTCTCCCGAAGTCTGTCTGGCGCGACCGGGGCGGTGCCCGGTAGCGGTCGGGTGCCGTCGCCGGCACCTGCTGGGCTGAACGCCATCGTATTAAGGGCAATTCCCGAGCCGGTCGTCCCGGTGGGTCACGTCACGCGGTCGGTCAACCGCGGGCGACCGTCGATTCACCCTACCTGGGTGCGGTAGCGGGTGTCGGCGCCGGACCCGGGCAGTCCACAGGCCGGGCCGGCGGCCATCGCCCACCGCACTCCGGTGGCGTCGACGAACCGGAGGATCAGGGCCGGCGTTCCCTCGAAGGTGGCGTAGTCCACCACCTCGACGGTGAGCGGGCCGCGGGCGTGCGCCTCGGCGACCGCGTCGAGGCAGCCGGAGAGCGCCGCGCGGTCGGTCAGCCGGGCCAGTTCGGCCGGTGACCGGTCGGTGGCGCTGTACTGCTCGTTGTCGGTCCCCGCGTCGGGGGCGGCGGCCCGGCTCGGCGGGTTGCCGCCGGTGCGCTGCTCCATGCCCTTGGCCGCCGCCGCCAGGCCGGGCGCGGTGTAGTCGGTCCCCGAGCTGAGCAGCAGTTGCGGGGACGGCTCGACGAGCGTGCGGGGCACCTCGGCGGCGCCCGCGTCGGAGGCGGACTCCGGTCCCGAGTCGCTCTGCGAGGTGACCGAGCCGCCGTCGCGGGCGTCCGGGATCATCAGCCGGCTCACCCCGAACCCGGCGAAGGCGGCCACCGCGGCGGCCACCGCCACCGGCCCGGCCAGGCGCGACCACCGTCGCCGGTTCCGCGCCGCGCCGCGGTTGCGCGCCCCCCCGGGCCGGCTCTGCTCGGGTACGCCGGAAGCCGGCCGCCGCCCCGGCCGGACACCCCGATCCGGAGCCGCCACACCGCCCTCGGCCACGTCATCAGCGCCGCCGACGCCCGTGCGGACGGCCGTGTCCGCAGCGCCCATGTTGCCCCTGTCTGCGGCGCCCGTGCGGGCGGTGCCCAGGCCGGCCGTGTCTTCGGTGTCTGTGCTGGCGGCGGGCTGGGTGCCCAGCCTGGTCGGGGCCGAGGTGGCGAGGCCGGCGGTGGGTCCGATCTCGGCTCGCAGGGCGGCGGTCAACCGGTCGGCGATGTCGGCCGGCATCGGCTCCGGGACGGCTGCCCAGCCGGCGAGGTCGACCCGGACCGCGTCGGTGGCGTGGACCAGCTCGGCGTACGCCCGTTCCCAGCTCGGGTCCTCGGCGATCAGCCGGTCGACGGTGGCCTCCGCCGGGGTGCCCGTCAGGGCGCCGCCGACGTAGTCGGCCAGCAGGTCGGGATCGACCTCCCGGAACTGACCCCCGGTCACCGGTCCTCCTGGTTGCGATCGAGCCCGGAATGATTTGTCCCTGATCGGACGCCGTCGCCGGCCGCGGGGTTCCCGGCCGTGACGGTTCGCACGTCGGGCACCGCGCCGGCCGGGGGCTTGCCGGCCGCCCTGCTGGCCGGCGCGCCGCCGGCGGACGGCTTGCCGGCCGGCGCCGGCACCGCGCGGGCGGGTCGGAGGTGGCCGAGGACGCCGGCGAGTCGGGCCCGGCCCCGGGCGCACCGGCTCTTCACGGTGCCTTCGGCGACGTCGAGCATCCTGGCCACCTCGGCGACCGGGTAGCCCTGCACGTCGACCAGGATGATCGCGACCCGTTGTTCGACGGGGAGGGCGGCGAGCGCCTGCCGGACCACCAGGGCCGTGTCGAGGTCGGGGGCGGGCGCAGCGGGCTCGACGCCGCCGGTGCCGGCGTCCTCGGACCGGTTGCCGTCCGGCAGCGGTACGGTCGGGTGCGCCTGTCGGCGGCGGATCCGGTCGAGGCAGGCGTTGACCACGATCCGGTGCAGCCAGGTGGTGACGGCGGAGTCGCCCCGGAATCGGGGTGCGGCCCGGTGCGCGGAGAGCAGGGCGTCCTGCAGCGCGTCGGCCGCCTCCTCGCGGTCGCCGAGGGTACGCAGGGCCACCGCCCAGAGGCGGTCGCGGTGCCGACGCAGGATCTCGGCGAAGGCGTCGGTGTCCCCGTCCACGTGCGCCCGGAGCAGCTCCCGGTCGTCGAGCCCGGCCAGTCGATCCGCCGAACCGGTCATGGCCGCACGATAGCCGAGCGGTCGTTGCGGTGGGTGGAGCGTAGCGTCACCGGGCCTGAACCGTGATCTCCTGTACGCCGATCTTGAACCTGCCGGGGTCGCCCGGTGGCAGGTCGGTGATCCAGATCAACAGGTACCGGTAGGTCTGGTCGGGCTCGAAGGCGGCGAACGTCATCGTCGAACCGGGGTGCTTCTCGAACGGCTCGCCGATCGGGGACTTCTTGTACGCGTTGACCAGTGCGCGGTCGCCGGAGCTGGTCGACGGGTGGTCGGCGGTGCCGGAGAGCAGCTGGGCGGTGGCGCCCGGGGTGGAGAGTTCGACCTGCACCGAGGTCACCTCGCGGGGCTCCTTGAGGTCGATCAGGATGCCCATGCCTTCCTTGGTGTTGCCGAAGTTGGAGCGCCCCCGGTAGCTGTCGGTCACCCAGCCCTCGTTCGGGTCGTTGTCCACCGCCTTGGCGACGTCGTCCAGCTCGGTGCGGTCACCGTCCGGGTCGATGACGCGTACCTGGTCGGGGCCGAGGGTGACCTTCTGCGGCGGGGTGGTGGTGACCGCGTCGTCGTCACCGGCGTCGGGCGTGCTGCTGGCGGCCGGTGGCGACGGCACCGGCGCGGCCTGGTCGGTGGGTTCGTTGTTGGCCAGCGCGCTGATGCCGAAGACGAGGCCGACCAGGGCCACCGTGAGCATGCCGACCACGCCGACGATGACCTTGCGGCCGCCGGTCGGCGGGAGGTCGCGGCCGGGCTCGTCGGTCATGGTGAAGCGGAGCGGGCCGCCGGTGTCGAGGTACTGCTCGTCCTCGGAGACGTCGAGCCGGCCGAGTTCGGCGGCGAGCACGTCGGAGGTGGGGACGGCGAGCTGCTTGTCCAGCAGGTCCATGGTCAGGTCGTCGAGGTAGGCCGGCACTCCGGCGCGGACCTGGCGGGGGGCGGCGATGGCTCCGGCGGCGTCCCGGACGGCGTCCGGCAGGGTCGAGCGGCCCCGCCGGCCGCTGCCGCCGGGGAGGGCGACCTCGCTGTGCGGCCAGTGCCCGGTCATCGCGAAGTAGAGCAGGCCGCCGATGGCGCGGACGTCGGTCTCCGGGGTGTCGGCGCCATCGGTGCGGGCGTCGGCGAGCACCACGCGGCCGTCGTCGCCAACCATCGCGGTGCCCGGGTGCACGTTGCCGTGCACCATCCCGGTCGCGTGGATGGCGGCGACCGCGCCGGCGATGGCGTGCGCGACGGTGGTGGCCCGGGCCGGGTCCAGCGGCCCCGCCTCGGCGACCAGTTCGCGCAGGGAGCGCCCGTCGACCCACTCGCGGACGACGTACGCCCGGTCCTCCTCGTCGATGGCGTCGTAGACGCCGACCAGGTTGGGGTGGATGACCCGGCTCGCCGCGACGGCGGCCTGCAGCATCTCCACCGCCGAGTCGCCACCGGGGTAGCGCAGCACCACGGCGACGGGGCGGCGCAGCACGACGTCGACACCCCGCCAGACCTGCCGGCCGGCGCTGTCGTCGTTGATGTGTTCGGCCAGCTCGTACCGCTCGGCCAGGATCTCACCGACGGCGGGGGCACCGAAGGTCATCACGGGCGGCGCTGCGGCGTCCGCGCCCTGACCTTCGCCGACCTGGGTCACCCGTCCTCCCTCGATGATCTGTCGACCGATGGAATCGTCCGAGAGCGACCTTACCTGGGTTCGGCTCGTACCCCGAACGTCGTATCACCGCCGTCCGGGAACACCCTGTCGGAACTAATGCCATATGTCCGCATAGAGCAAATTTCATTGGCATTAGTACCGTATCCAGCGGGCGATCCATTGGTTGGGCTAAGTGTCGCGGGCTGGCCGCGCCCCGTCGTACTTCCCCGCCGGACCGGGTTCATGCCCGCCGGTGGCCACCCGTTATCCACAGCCCGTGAGCTTCGTCTGAGCGCGCGGTAACCGAGTTATCCACAGTGTATCCCCAGGGCGTCAGCGACCCAGCCGGCGGCGGATCATGGCCACCACCTCGGTGATCTCGTCGATCCTCAGCAGCATCGCCAGGCCGAGGTAGCTACCGCCGATCGCGACGCCACCGACCAGCAACTGGAGCAGCGACCCGAGGTTGCCGGGCAGCACGTCATCGGGCACCACCGTCACCACCAGCAGCCCGACCAGCGCCGAGCCGAGCGCGGCTGCCAGCACCTTGCCGAACGACCGGAAGATCCGGCCCAGCCCGAGCCGGCCGATCCGCCCGCGCAGCAGCCAGGCCGAGACCACGGCCGCGGCGACGTAGGAGACCGCGTTACCGATCATCAGGCCGGAGGCCGTGAAGGAGACACTGAACGCGGCGAAGAGCCCCACCTGGACGGCCACCCGCAGCGCCACCACCGGAATGTTGATCAAAGCCGGGGTACGGGTGTCCGGCAGCGCGTAGAACGCGAACGTGAAGAGCTGGCTGATCGCGAACGGGATCAGCGCCAACGCCGAGACCAGCAGCACCGGGGCGGTGGCGGTCGCGTCCTCCGCCCGGAACGCCCCGTACCGGAACAGGATCACCGAGAGCGGCGTGGCGAGCACCGCGTAACAGACCGCGATCGGGGCCAGCACCGCGGTGACCGTCCGGGTCCCCCGGGACAGGTCGGCCGCCATGTCCCCGAACCGGCCGTCGGCCGCCGCGGCGCTCATCTGGGGCATCAGCGCGGTGATGATCGAAACCGCGATGATCCCGTGCGCCATCATCAGCAGCAGGAACACGTTGTTGTAGATCAGCGGACCCGCCGCGTCCTCCCGGCCGGCCCGGTTGAGCAGGTTGAAGACCACCACCAGGCCGAGTTGGCTGACGGCCACGTAGCAGAACATCCAGGCGCCGAGCCGGCCCAACTCGGCCAGCCCCAGCGCCCGGAAGTCGAACCGGAACCGCCACCGGAACCCGACCTTGCGCAGCGCCGGGAGCAGGCCGGCGGCCTGCACCATCATCCCCAGCAGGGTGCCGCCGCCAAGCAGCGCGATTCGGTCGGTGGTCATCTCGCCGGGCTGGATCAGCCGGGCGCCGTAGACCAGCGCGTACAGGCCGAAGGTGG from the Solwaraspora sp. WMMD1047 genome contains:
- the murJ gene encoding murein biosynthesis integral membrane protein MurJ, which produces MGGGLYRSANAADGAPPPPDGVPVISTDPRAPVGFANDPHNPAAMRATEPPIDQAAEAGPVTGSTATNSAVMAVGSLISRGTGFLRTLVLTAALGTTIGNAYTTAQIFPGMVYEFLLGGILTSVLVPVLVRRRKADPDQGQAYTQRLLTLAVLTLGAATVLAVAAAPLLTMIYAGGEAPEFREVVEDLSRLMLPMIFFTGFSALVSAVLNTRGHFAAPMWAPILNNLVQIATFGLYALVYGARLIQPGEMTTDRIALLGGGTLLGMMVQAAGLLPALRKVGFRWRFRFDFRALGLAELGRLGAWMFCYVAVSQLGLVVVFNLLNRAGREDAAGPLIYNNVFLLLMMAHGIIAVSIITALMPQMSAAAADGRFGDMAADLSRGTRTVTAVLAPIAVCYAVLATPLSVILFRYGAFRAEDATATAPVLLVSALALIPFAISQLFTFAFYALPDTRTPALINIPVVALRVAVQVGLFAAFSVSFTASGLMIGNAVSYVAAAVVSAWLLRGRIGRLGLGRIFRSFGKVLAAALGSALVGLLVVTVVPDDVLPGNLGSLLQLLVGGVAIGGSYLGLAMLLRIDEITEVVAMIRRRLGR